A genomic region of Nostoc sp. UHCC 0702 contains the following coding sequences:
- a CDS encoding N-acetylglucosamine kinase, translating into MNYVLGIDGGGSKTVCILMDDQHQVLGRGIAGSSNYQSIGIEATLQSIQSAIHIAVDNAQNLTKPVNINAICLGLAGIGRTEDIAVVKLLFNQLQSSKSLPINWMLAESNIVISHDALIALVGGIGHPVGIVVAAGTGSIVFGRNHQGETKRVGGWGYILGDEGSAYKIAIAGMQAALKSYDAREISTTLIESFKQHLSLASIEDLIEVIYRQNLGVKEIAGLAPIVDLAAADGDEVANKIIDDAVKELVKATSTVIDAIFSSDSVVEVVTTGSVWQGRSKIHERFAVSLVKKFPRIKVILPKYEPAYGAGLLALQRLTGEGDF; encoded by the coding sequence ATGAATTATGTTTTGGGCATCGATGGCGGCGGTAGCAAAACTGTTTGTATCCTCATGGATGATCAGCATCAAGTTTTAGGTCGTGGCATAGCAGGTAGTTCTAACTATCAAAGTATAGGTATTGAAGCTACTCTACAATCAATTCAATCTGCCATTCATATTGCAGTAGATAATGCACAAAATTTAACGAAACCTGTCAACATTAATGCAATTTGTTTAGGTTTAGCAGGTATAGGTCGTACTGAGGATATCGCAGTAGTAAAACTGTTATTCAACCAGTTGCAAAGTAGTAAAAGTTTGCCTATTAATTGGATGTTAGCAGAATCTAATATTGTAATTTCTCATGATGCTTTAATTGCTTTAGTTGGTGGCATTGGTCATCCTGTAGGAATTGTGGTTGCTGCTGGTACAGGTTCTATAGTTTTCGGGCGAAATCATCAAGGAGAAACGAAGCGAGTTGGTGGCTGGGGTTATATTTTAGGAGACGAAGGTAGCGCTTATAAAATTGCTATTGCTGGGATGCAAGCAGCATTAAAATCCTATGATGCACGTGAAATATCAACGACTTTGATAGAAAGTTTCAAACAGCATCTTAGTTTAGCGAGTATAGAAGATTTGATAGAAGTAATCTATCGGCAAAATTTGGGAGTAAAAGAAATAGCTGGTTTAGCACCAATTGTAGATTTAGCAGCAGCAGACGGAGATGAAGTAGCCAATAAGATTATTGATGATGCTGTAAAAGAATTGGTAAAAGCTACATCTACAGTAATTGATGCAATTTTTAGTTCTGACTCAGTTGTTGAAGTCGTCACAACGGGAAGTGTCTGGCAAGGTAGATCCAAAATTCACGAGAGATTTGCAGTATCTCTAGTCAAGAAATTTCCCAGAATAAAGGTTATTTTACCTAAGTATGAACCTGCTTATGGTGCTGGTTTATTGGCGTTGCAAAGGTTAACAGGGGAAGGGGATTTTTAA